A single window of Butyricicoccus intestinisimiae DNA harbors:
- a CDS encoding ZIP family metal transporter, with protein MSIEVVQGILIPFAGTSLGAACVFFMQRTLRPIVQRALTGFAAGVMVAASIWSLLIPAMEQSAPMGKLSFLPAVAGFWIGVLFLLVLDRIIPHLHMGSSEAEGPSVSLKRTTMLVFAVVLHNIPEGMAVGVVYAGWLAGSSGLTLMGAMALSIGIAIQNFPEGAIISMPLRAEGMGKGKAFVCGVLSGAVEPIGAWITILAAEHIVPWLPYLLSFAAGAMMYVVVEELIPEMSEGRHSNVGTLLFAVGFTLMMTLDVALG; from the coding sequence ATGTCAATAGAAGTCGTACAGGGAATTCTGATTCCGTTTGCCGGAACTTCATTGGGTGCGGCCTGCGTTTTTTTCATGCAGCGAACCCTGCGGCCGATTGTTCAGCGCGCCTTGACCGGATTTGCGGCAGGCGTCATGGTAGCGGCCTCCATTTGGAGTTTGTTGATTCCGGCTATGGAACAGTCTGCGCCAATGGGCAAGCTGTCATTTCTTCCGGCTGTCGCGGGGTTCTGGATCGGCGTTTTGTTTTTGCTGGTTTTGGATCGCATCATTCCGCATCTGCACATGGGAAGCAGTGAAGCGGAAGGCCCTTCGGTGAGCCTGAAGCGCACGACCATGCTGGTCTTTGCGGTTGTGCTGCACAACATTCCGGAAGGCATGGCGGTCGGCGTTGTATACGCCGGTTGGCTGGCAGGAAGTTCTGGATTGACTTTGATGGGTGCGATGGCTTTGTCCATCGGCATTGCCATTCAGAACTTTCCGGAAGGCGCTATTATTTCCATGCCGCTCCGTGCGGAAGGCATGGGAAAGGGGAAAGCCTTTGTTTGCGGCGTGCTGTCCGGTGCCGTGGAACCGATTGGCGCATGGATTACCATTTTGGCAGCAGAACACATTGTTCCGTGGCTTCCGTATTTGCTCAGCTTTGCGGCGGGCGCAATGATGTACGTCGTTGTGGAAGAGCTGATTCCGGAAATGTCGGAGGGACGGCATTCCAATGTGGGAACCTTGCTGTTTGCCGTAGGCTTTACCTTGATGATGACGTTGGATGTTGCACTGGGATAA
- a CDS encoding SH3 domain-containing protein → MSEERFAFGPEVFGLDDRKSVEAVIHLLDRTYEQAHAEQSAEDVLYDFCIAYLEQAKKQETLSEEDANKRLKVIVQWYAQHARTASGEQIIPEEAAKDIQDNWDEWLHGPEPLFSGLFRKKRREKHVSVDETSEEPAQEAPKAEKHMHHEPRVHIPSHGAKVALVVVGMIVCFLVGMAAGWGLSNSGKMVQLTIGQSASQSDESADKTEESAKENVAVMKWGMNVRSEPTTKTEKNILAALKKGDTITILSKADDDGWIKISSTDEDGNVISGYMQSVYDGETVYTMK, encoded by the coding sequence ATGTCTGAAGAACGATTTGCGTTCGGTCCGGAGGTCTTTGGGCTGGATGATCGAAAGAGCGTAGAAGCGGTCATTCATCTGCTGGATCGCACGTATGAACAGGCGCACGCCGAACAATCGGCAGAAGATGTGCTGTATGACTTCTGCATCGCATATTTGGAACAAGCGAAGAAACAGGAAACCTTGTCGGAAGAGGATGCGAATAAGCGTCTAAAGGTCATTGTACAATGGTACGCACAGCATGCGCGCACGGCAAGCGGAGAGCAAATTATTCCGGAAGAAGCGGCAAAGGACATTCAAGATAATTGGGATGAATGGCTGCATGGACCGGAACCGTTGTTTTCCGGACTGTTCCGCAAAAAACGCAGAGAAAAACACGTGTCTGTGGATGAAACATCGGAAGAACCTGCACAGGAAGCACCGAAAGCAGAGAAACACATGCATCACGAACCGCGTGTGCATATACCCTCGCATGGTGCAAAAGTGGCACTGGTTGTTGTCGGCATGATTGTCTGTTTTCTCGTTGGCATGGCTGCCGGATGGGGACTGAGCAATTCCGGAAAAATGGTGCAGCTGACAATTGGACAGTCGGCGTCACAAAGTGATGAATCTGCCGATAAAACCGAAGAAAGCGCAAAAGAAAATGTTGCCGTGATGAAGTGGGGCATGAACGTTCGCAGTGAACCGACCACGAAAACGGAAAAGAATATTTTAGCTGCGCTCAAAAAGGGAGATACCATTACTATTTTGAGCAAGGCAGATGACGATGGCTGGATTAAGATTTCCAGCACAGATGAAGATGGAAATGTCATCTCCGGATATATGCAGTCGGTATATGACGGAGAAACCGTATATACCATGAAATAA
- a CDS encoding glycosyltransferase family 2 protein, protein MKLLSFAVPCYNSEAYMEKCIESLLPGGKDVEILIVDDGSSDRTAEIADAYAERYPGIIRAIHQPNGGHGAAVNTGLKNAAGIYFKVVDSDDWLDRDSYLRVLKRLRTLIKLNTLPDMFLANYVYEKEGSKHKKVMRQKGFPKEKMFGWDDVGHLVKGHYILMHSVIYRTQMLHDCGLQLPEHTFYVDNIYVYKPLPYVNNMYYMDVDLYRYYIGREDQSVNEQTMIRRIDQQIRVNKIMFADVNLLAVKDKKCRRYMFNYLEIVTTITVTLAILSGTKENLNKRDELWAYMKQTDRQLYNKLHHSVISRYMNLPGRTGRFLGKVAYRISRKVYGFN, encoded by the coding sequence ATGAAACTGTTGAGTTTTGCTGTTCCGTGCTACAATTCGGAAGCGTATATGGAAAAGTGTATTGAGTCTCTTTTGCCGGGCGGGAAAGATGTGGAAATTTTGATTGTTGACGACGGCTCGTCAGATCGAACGGCGGAAATTGCAGACGCGTATGCAGAACGGTATCCGGGCATCATTCGCGCAATTCATCAGCCAAACGGCGGCCATGGCGCGGCAGTCAATACCGGCTTGAAAAACGCCGCGGGTATCTATTTTAAGGTGGTCGACAGCGATGACTGGCTGGATCGCGATAGCTATTTGCGCGTGCTCAAGCGCCTGCGGACACTGATCAAGCTGAATACACTGCCGGATATGTTCCTCGCCAATTATGTGTATGAGAAGGAAGGCAGCAAGCACAAGAAGGTCATGCGTCAAAAGGGCTTTCCGAAAGAGAAAATGTTCGGGTGGGACGATGTCGGACATTTGGTCAAGGGACATTATATTTTGATGCATTCGGTCATTTACCGCACGCAGATGCTGCACGACTGCGGATTGCAGCTGCCGGAACATACCTTTTACGTTGACAATATTTACGTGTACAAACCGCTGCCGTATGTCAACAACATGTACTACATGGATGTGGATCTGTATCGGTATTACATTGGACGAGAGGATCAGTCGGTCAACGAGCAGACGATGATTCGGCGCATTGACCAGCAAATTCGCGTCAATAAAATCATGTTTGCGGATGTCAATTTGCTGGCGGTCAAAGATAAAAAATGCCGCCGATACATGTTTAATTATCTGGAAATTGTCACGACCATTACCGTGACATTGGCGATTTTATCCGGCACAAAGGAAAATCTGAACAAGCGCGATGAGCTGTGGGCGTATATGAAACAGACGGATAGACAGCTGTATAACAAGCTGCATCACAGCGTCATCAGCCGATACATGAACCTGCCGGGAAGAACGGGACGGTTCTTAGGCAAAGTAGCATATCGCATTTCCCGCAAAGTCTACGGATTTAACTAA
- a CDS encoding iron-containing alcohol dehydrogenase, translating into MRSFEYNTPTHVVFGKDSVEKVGALVAEQGCKKVLIHYGGGSAKRSGLLDRVSQSLDASGVAYVMLGGVVPNPRLSLVREGIDLCRKEGVDFILAVGGGSVIDSSKAIGYGLANPGDVWDYYLKKKIPTSCTPVGTVLTIAAAGSEMSNSSVITNEAGWLKRGLNNECCRCRFAVMDPTITYTLPDYQTASGASDVMMHTMERYFTAESDPMGLTDELAEGLLRSVMRDVQAALKNPQDYDARAGLMWASSLSHNGLTGCGTDGGDWSCHQLEHELGGKYDIAHGAGLCAVWSSWARTVMPANPARFAKFATRVLGVEAGANDVETANRGIDAMENFFHSIGMPTRISEMGITPSDEDLHELAYKCTFMDTRTIGQFVVLDKEAIYEIYKKAVK; encoded by the coding sequence ATGCGCAGTTTTGAGTACAATACGCCGACCCACGTGGTCTTTGGCAAGGATTCTGTTGAAAAAGTAGGTGCACTGGTTGCCGAGCAGGGATGCAAAAAGGTCCTGATTCATTATGGCGGCGGCAGTGCCAAGCGCAGTGGTTTGCTCGACCGTGTTTCACAGTCTTTGGATGCGTCCGGCGTCGCATATGTTATGCTGGGCGGCGTTGTGCCAAATCCGCGTCTGAGTCTGGTGCGGGAGGGCATTGACTTGTGCCGCAAAGAAGGTGTCGACTTTATTCTGGCCGTCGGCGGCGGTTCTGTCATCGACTCCTCCAAGGCAATCGGCTACGGTCTCGCCAATCCCGGTGACGTTTGGGATTATTATCTCAAGAAAAAAATACCAACCTCCTGCACGCCGGTCGGTACCGTCCTGACCATTGCCGCAGCGGGCAGTGAAATGAGCAATTCCTCTGTCATCACCAACGAGGCCGGATGGCTCAAGCGCGGTTTAAACAACGAATGCTGCCGCTGCCGATTTGCCGTTATGGATCCGACCATCACATATACCCTGCCGGATTACCAGACCGCCAGCGGTGCTTCCGACGTTATGATGCACACGATGGAGCGTTATTTCACCGCAGAGAGCGATCCGATGGGTCTGACGGATGAGTTGGCGGAAGGTCTGCTGCGTTCGGTCATGCGGGATGTACAGGCGGCGCTGAAAAATCCGCAGGATTATGATGCGCGCGCCGGTTTGATGTGGGCAAGCAGTCTGTCGCACAATGGTCTGACCGGATGTGGCACAGACGGCGGAGATTGGTCGTGCCATCAGCTGGAACATGAGCTGGGCGGTAAATACGACATTGCACATGGCGCTGGCCTGTGCGCAGTATGGAGCAGCTGGGCACGAACTGTTATGCCAGCTAATCCTGCACGATTTGCCAAGTTTGCTACACGCGTCCTCGGTGTGGAAGCCGGTGCAAACGATGTAGAAACTGCCAACCGCGGCATTGATGCGATGGAGAATTTCTTCCACTCGATCGGCATGCCGACACGTATCTCTGAGATGGGCATCACGCCGTCCGATGAGGATCTGCACGAACTCGCTTACAAGTGCACGTTCATGGACACACGAACCATCGGCCAATTTGTTGTTTTGGATAAAGAAGCAATTTATGAGATTTACAAAAAAGCCGTGAAATAA
- a CDS encoding rhodanese-like domain-containing protein, producing the protein MQIYRKTTQQMMADTRDKLILDLRKNREFRLGTIPGAVHIYWEDLQNQMQELPKDKPIYMMCYTGETSDEFAQWMQEHGWEAYSIEDGYRGFYRWQITQE; encoded by the coding sequence ATGCAGATATATCGTAAAACAACGCAGCAAATGATGGCGGATACAAGAGACAAATTGATTTTGGATCTGCGAAAGAACAGAGAATTTCGGCTGGGAACCATTCCGGGCGCGGTGCATATCTATTGGGAAGATCTGCAAAATCAGATGCAGGAGCTGCCAAAGGACAAGCCGATTTATATGATGTGCTATACCGGAGAAACCAGCGATGAATTTGCACAGTGGATGCAGGAGCACGGCTGGGAAGCGTACAGCATAGAGGACGGCTACCGAGGATTTTATCGTTGGCAGATTACACAGGAATAA
- a CDS encoding NAD(P)H-hydrate epimerase: MRVVTVAQMKQIEKLADANGVSYYQMMENAGTAAYRILRQRVPHAKHIAVVAGKGNNGGDGFVMARLAAQDGLSVTVVLAEGEPVTRDAKTNYALLHALPVTIQTADTVRSIHADVVVDALYGTGFHGSLRPSGQKACDFMRTSGAYVLALDVPSGLQADTGIAADGAVKAQCTVAFDSFKQVHIAPAAAAFCGTVVLADIGVPDACHPHA, from the coding sequence ATGCGCGTTGTTACCGTTGCACAAATGAAACAAATCGAGAAGCTTGCGGATGCCAATGGCGTTTCCTATTATCAAATGATGGAAAATGCCGGAACGGCAGCCTATCGCATTCTTCGGCAGCGTGTGCCGCATGCAAAGCACATTGCCGTAGTTGCGGGAAAAGGAAATAATGGCGGAGACGGCTTTGTCATGGCGCGTCTCGCGGCACAAGATGGTCTGTCAGTCACGGTTGTTCTCGCGGAGGGAGAGCCGGTGACGCGCGATGCAAAGACCAATTATGCGTTGCTGCATGCACTGCCGGTTACCATCCAGACCGCAGACACGGTACGCAGTATTCATGCAGATGTTGTGGTTGATGCGCTGTATGGCACCGGTTTTCACGGTTCTCTGCGTCCGTCCGGACAAAAAGCCTGTGATTTCATGCGGACATCCGGCGCATATGTTCTCGCGCTGGATGTGCCGAGCGGATTGCAGGCGGATACTGGAATTGCGGCAGATGGCGCAGTCAAAGCGCAGTGTACGGTCGCATTTGATTCGTTCAAACAGGTACATATTGCACCGGCAGCAGCGGCGTTTTGCGGTACCGTTGTGCTGGCAGATATCGGCGTACCGGATGCTTGTCATCCGCATGCGTAA